In Capsicum annuum cultivar UCD-10X-F1 chromosome 11, UCD10Xv1.1, whole genome shotgun sequence, one genomic interval encodes:
- the LOC124888891 gene encoding uncharacterized protein LOC124888891: MEFDDDPYERENDEQTSVKRKRPNDDELKPNEVIIETSKVKESQIISMTPIIIPPPFPQWLKIKRENANLKIFLDKFNNLSINIPLIEALQEMPRFAKFMKELVSKKHLVEGETIEVTHHYSVIISRTMAKKKKDPRAFTIPCTIRMFKFPKALCDLGESVNLIPYAIFHKLGLGKP; encoded by the coding sequence ATGGAGTTTGATGATGACCCCTATGAAAGAGAAAATGATGAGCAGACAAGTGTGAAGAGGAAGAGGCCCAATGATGATGAGTTAAAGCCAAATGAAGTTATCATTGAAACTTCAAAGGTGAAAGAATCCCAAATTATCTCTATGACACCAATTATAATTCCTCCTCCTTTTCCTCAATGGCTTAAGATAAAAAGGGAAAAtgctaatttaaaaatatttcttgataaatttaacaACCTCTCCATCAATATTCCTTTGATAGAAGCCTTGCAAGAAATGCCAAGATttgctaagtttatgaaggaaTTAGTCTCCAAAAAGCATCTTGTGGAGGGTGAGACAATAGAAGTGACTCATCATTATAGtgtaattatatcaagaacgaTGGCGAAAAAGAAGAAAGACCCCAGAGCTTTCACAATCCCATGCACCATTAGAATGTTCAAGTTTCCAAAGGCCTTGTGTGACCTTGGGGAAAGTGTAAATTTAATACCATACGCCATATTTCACAAGCTAGGATTGGGAAAGCCGTAA